A region of Sulfitobacter faviae DNA encodes the following proteins:
- a CDS encoding SH3 domain-containing protein produces the protein MVGALLLAQPTSGLAEEARGQVTNLPLPRFVSMKASEGNVRRGPSLSHRIDWVYKRRDLPLRITAEHGHWRRVEDRDGMGGWVHYSLLSGTRTVLVEQDMLQLRINPDPKAAVVARLELGVVARLGECTLEWCELRSGGFTGWAPKVRLWGVGPKELRE, from the coding sequence ATGGTGGGCGCGCTGCTTTTGGCACAGCCGACCTCCGGCCTTGCAGAAGAGGCGCGTGGTCAGGTCACGAACCTGCCCCTGCCCCGTTTCGTTTCGATGAAAGCCTCCGAAGGCAATGTGCGCCGCGGCCCGTCCCTGTCACACCGGATCGACTGGGTTTACAAACGCCGCGACCTGCCGCTGAGGATCACCGCCGAACATGGCCATTGGCGCCGGGTCGAAGACCGCGACGGTATGGGCGGCTGGGTCCACTACTCGCTTTTGTCGGGCACCCGCACGGTGCTGGTCGAACAGGACATGCTGCAACTGCGCATCAATCCCGACCCCAAAGCCGCCGTGGTGGCGCGGCTCGAGCTGGGCGTCGTGGCCCGTCTGGGCGAATGCACGCTGGAATGGTGTGAGCTGCGCTCGGGCGGTTTTACAGGCTGGGCGCCCAAGGTGCGGCTCTGGGGTGTTGGCCCCAAGGAACTGCGCGAGTAG
- a CDS encoding mechanosensitive ion channel family protein has translation MRLTAALPRLFLCLLLSCALPLTPTFAQTSDQPEGTIALEGDATADAAIAKRIRAILRELEGFEKVRVSVASGIVTLTGTTLDTASAARLNDLAGRVEGVVAIRNEVRESTDVAERLNPAVERFRDRMAQAVAFLPLALVALGVFGLIIVAGLALARLRNPWDRLAPNAFIADIYRQIIRLAFVIAALVVALDILGATALLSGILGAAGIVGLAIGFAVRDTVENFIASIMLSIRQPFRPNDTVEIDGDTGKVIRLTSRATILLTFDGNHLRIPNATVFKSRITNYSRNAERRFTFTLSVASDADLARARDLALEVLNDLPFVLSSPEAAAWVDEVADHWINMQFAGWINQESTDLLAARSEAIRLTLSAFDAAGLTAGPPAYQLISHGESPSDGPIDSPQTAAAPTNPAAVQPVEPQTERELTRIVAQERAELPSKDLLSVDAAEE, from the coding sequence ATGCGCCTCACCGCCGCCCTGCCCCGCCTGTTTCTCTGCCTGCTGCTGAGCTGCGCGCTGCCCCTCACCCCGACCTTTGCGCAAACGAGCGACCAACCCGAAGGCACCATCGCCCTCGAAGGCGATGCCACGGCGGACGCCGCCATCGCCAAACGCATCCGCGCCATCCTGCGCGAGCTTGAGGGGTTCGAGAAGGTCCGCGTCTCTGTCGCCTCCGGCATCGTCACGTTGACCGGCACCACGCTCGACACCGCCAGCGCCGCGCGGCTGAACGATTTGGCGGGCCGTGTCGAAGGGGTGGTGGCGATCCGCAACGAGGTGCGCGAAAGCACCGATGTGGCCGAGCGGCTCAACCCCGCCGTAGAGCGTTTCCGGGACCGGATGGCGCAGGCCGTGGCCTTCCTGCCGCTGGCCCTGGTGGCGCTTGGGGTCTTTGGCCTGATCATCGTCGCGGGGCTGGCGCTGGCGCGGCTGCGCAACCCGTGGGATCGGCTCGCGCCTAATGCCTTTATCGCTGACATTTACCGCCAAATCATCCGGCTGGCCTTTGTCATCGCGGCATTGGTGGTGGCGCTGGATATCCTCGGCGCCACGGCGCTGCTCTCGGGCATCCTTGGCGCGGCGGGGATTGTCGGCCTCGCCATCGGTTTCGCGGTGCGCGACACGGTCGAGAATTTCATCGCCTCTATTATGCTGTCGATCCGCCAGCCCTTTCGTCCCAACGACACGGTCGAGATCGACGGCGACACCGGCAAGGTGATCCGCCTGACGAGCCGTGCCACGATCCTGCTGACCTTTGACGGCAATCACCTGCGCATCCCCAATGCCACCGTTTTTAAAAGCCGGATCACCAACTATTCACGCAACGCCGAGCGGCGGTTCACCTTTACCCTCTCGGTCGCCAGCGACGCCGATCTGGCCCGCGCCCGTGATTTGGCGCTGGAGGTGCTGAACGACCTACCCTTTGTCCTATCCAGCCCCGAAGCCGCCGCTTGGGTAGACGAGGTCGCCGATCACTGGATCAACATGCAATTCGCCGGTTGGATCAATCAAGAAAGCACCGATCTGCTCGCCGCCCGCAGCGAAGCGATTCGCCTGACCCTTTCGGCTTTCGATGCGGCGGGCCTCACCGCCGGGCCACCGGCCTATCAATTGATCTCTCATGGCGAATCGCCTTCGGACGGACCCATCGATTCGCCCCAAACGGCAGCCGCACCCACGAATCCCGCCGCTGTTCAGCCCGTCGAGCCCCAAACCGAGCGGGAATTGACCCGCATCGTCGCGCAGGAACGTGCCGAATTGCCCAGCAAAGACCTGCTCTCTGTTGATGCAGCCGAAGAATAG